In Rothia mucilaginosa, one genomic interval encodes:
- a CDS encoding DNA gyrase/topoisomerase IV subunit B, which yields MASSNYTARHLSVLEGLEAVRKRPGMYIGSTDSRGLMHCLWEIIDNSVDEALAGFGQSIQVILYRDGSVEVRDDGRGIPTDIEPRTGLSGVEVVFTKLHAGGKFGGGSYNASGGLHGVGASVVNALSSRLDVQVDRGSKTYQMSFRHGIPGHFESGRTPKPDDPFTPATEGTDALQIVGRAKRGVTGTRVRYWADPQIFTPDAKFSYEDLAARARQTAFLIPGLRICIRDERRLPGTPGELDPHEEVFQYDGGISEFVDFLAHDERITDTWRFSGSGSFTETVPVLGEDGRSQLTDVERDCEVDVALRWGIGYETTVRSFVNIIATPKGGTHTTGFEQGLLRVMRKHLADNARKYKVGNDKIEKDDVLAGLTAVLTVRLAEPQFEGQTKEILGTPAVRQIVSKVVGDALKARLESTARAEKAQATALCEKVVSEMKTRVSARIHKETQRRKTALESSSMPTKLVDCRSTNVEHSELFIVEGDSALGTARLARSSSYQALLPIRGKILNTQRASVTDVLANAECAALIQVIGAGSGRTFDLDSARYGKVIMMTDADVDGAHIRTLLLTLFYRYMRPLIEAGRVYAAVPPLHRVEVVRRGKPNEMVYTYSEKQLHELLDSLQEQSVSYKEPIQRYKGLGEMDADQLAETTMDPRHRMLRRIRIEDAEAAERAFSLLMGSEVAPRKEFIIAGAHQLDTESIDM from the coding sequence GTGGCGTCTTCGAACTACACCGCCCGTCACCTCTCCGTGTTGGAAGGTCTGGAAGCTGTACGCAAACGCCCGGGTATGTACATTGGCTCCACCGACTCCCGCGGCCTGATGCACTGCCTCTGGGAGATTATTGACAACTCGGTGGATGAGGCGCTCGCCGGTTTCGGTCAGTCTATTCAGGTCATCCTGTACCGTGATGGTTCGGTTGAGGTACGCGATGATGGCCGCGGTATCCCCACCGATATTGAGCCGCGCACCGGCCTGTCCGGTGTGGAGGTCGTGTTCACCAAGCTGCACGCCGGCGGTAAGTTTGGCGGCGGCTCCTATAACGCCTCCGGTGGTTTGCACGGTGTGGGCGCTTCCGTGGTGAACGCGCTGTCTTCCCGCCTGGACGTGCAGGTGGACCGCGGCTCGAAGACCTACCAGATGTCTTTCCGCCACGGCATTCCCGGCCACTTCGAGTCCGGCCGCACCCCCAAGCCCGATGATCCGTTCACTCCCGCAACCGAGGGCACGGACGCCCTGCAGATTGTGGGTCGCGCTAAGCGCGGCGTGACCGGCACCCGTGTGCGCTATTGGGCTGACCCGCAGATTTTCACCCCCGACGCCAAGTTCAGCTACGAGGACTTGGCTGCTCGTGCGCGCCAGACCGCGTTCCTCATTCCGGGTCTGCGTATTTGCATCCGCGATGAGCGCCGACTGCCCGGCACCCCCGGTGAGTTGGATCCCCACGAGGAAGTTTTCCAGTACGACGGCGGCATTAGCGAGTTCGTCGATTTCTTGGCGCACGATGAGCGTATTACCGACACCTGGCGTTTTAGCGGCAGCGGCTCTTTCACCGAGACCGTGCCCGTGCTGGGTGAGGACGGCCGCTCGCAGCTGACCGATGTGGAGCGCGATTGTGAAGTGGACGTTGCGCTGCGCTGGGGTATTGGCTACGAGACGACGGTTCGTAGCTTTGTGAACATTATTGCCACCCCCAAGGGCGGTACCCACACTACCGGTTTTGAGCAGGGCCTGCTGCGCGTGATGCGCAAGCATCTTGCCGATAACGCCCGCAAGTACAAGGTGGGTAACGACAAAATTGAGAAGGACGATGTGCTCGCCGGCCTAACCGCCGTGCTGACCGTGCGTCTTGCCGAGCCGCAGTTTGAGGGTCAGACCAAGGAGATTCTGGGTACCCCGGCGGTTCGCCAGATCGTGTCGAAGGTCGTGGGAGACGCCCTGAAGGCTCGCCTGGAGTCGACCGCCCGTGCGGAGAAGGCTCAGGCGACCGCTCTGTGCGAGAAGGTCGTCTCTGAGATGAAGACCCGCGTCTCGGCTCGCATCCATAAGGAAACTCAGCGCCGTAAGACCGCGTTGGAGTCTTCGTCCATGCCCACTAAGCTGGTGGATTGCCGTTCGACCAATGTTGAGCATTCTGAGCTGTTCATTGTGGAGGGTGACTCGGCGCTGGGTACTGCGCGTCTGGCGCGTTCTTCTTCGTATCAGGCTCTGCTGCCGATTCGCGGTAAGATTCTGAACACTCAGCGTGCTTCGGTGACTGATGTGCTCGCGAATGCTGAGTGTGCGGCGCTGATTCAGGTCATTGGTGCAGGCTCGGGTCGTACTTTTGATCTGGACTCTGCTCGCTACGGCAAGGTCATTATGATGACCGATGCGGACGTGGATGGCGCCCACATTCGTACCCTGCTGCTGACTCTGTTCTACCGTTACATGCGTCCGCTGATTGAGGCAGGTCGCGTGTACGCTGCGGTTCCGCCTCTGCATCGCGTGGAGGTGGTGCGCCGCGGTAAGCCGAACGAGATGGTGTACACCTACTCGGAGAAGCAGCTGCATGAGCTTCTGGATTCTTTGCAGGAGCAGAGTGTGTCCTATAAGGAACCCATTCAGCGCTATAAGGGTCTGGGTGAGATGGACGCTGACCAGCTGGCTGAGACCACGATGGATCCGCGCCATCGTATGTTGCGCCGTATTCGCATTGAGGATGCGGAGGCTGCCGAGCGTGCGTTCTCCTTGTTGATGGGTTCTGAGGTGGCTCCGCGTAAGGAGTTCATCATTGCGGGTGCTCATCAGCTGGATACTGAGAGCATCGATATGTAG